The genomic interval GATTCTGCAGGTCTTATgtaaaagctgcatcaatcatagCTACAATCTAAATTGCTGTGATTGGCagaatttatagtatttttgcTTCATTAATGCATTTATCCAATAGCAAGAGAGTATCCGCCAATCATGGGTGAGATTACGATCGTCAGTCACACTATAGCTGTTATTTTACCGTAATCAAGCTCCTTTTTTATAATTACAAAGTAAAACAAGACATCTTTATAGTTTGTGAAACTTTATAAAGGCTTGGATACACTACACAACTTCTAGAAAATTATAGTTCTCACCAGGATCTGGGTCTTCCAGCTTTTCTTTTAGCTTAGGAAAGGCTGGTCGAAGTGCTTCAGGATATCTTAAAAATACCTTGTACATCATTAATACAGCTTTCATTCTAAGGTATGGTTTAGTTGAGCTCATCTGCAAATTGgatattatacaaaaattacCAATCATAAATATAaccaaaaaaatacaataataataaaagtaaaaacctATAGCACTGGACTTTGATAGCTGCAAATCAATTACTTCTTAAAGTGTGGAGGACACTTTTCCACCTTTGCTTcattactttttaaattaccataAATAATTGTTCAACTTGTGGTTTAATAGAAGATATTGGTGGAGTGTGTGCGGAGTGAAGAAATGTGAGCCGCAATGATGACTCGGTTTTGCCTTAATTTATTAGATGTGGGTATTTTCCAAAGCGTCCTCGCGGTGCCTTTTTCCACAGCCGCGAGAATTCTTTTTAAGGATAATAGAAACGtaagaatattatgtactaagttAAAATAGAGAGAAGTGTAATTAGGTTATTATGGATCATGATAGTGATTAAAAGATCCCAAAAAattcagaattaaaaaaaaattaaggacaaatagtaataaagtttttattgttttaaatgtgCAATCAGATATTTTTTCATCTTTAATCAACAATGTAGGCaactaaagtttattttatttttaaaataggtaagaaTAAACGTGTGAACACATAGTGTACTTACACTACAAATAACAAATATGTTATATTTTGAACAATTATTGCTATTTTTACTGTATTTCCTGAATATTTTAGGATGCACCACTAAAATTTTTTAAACTGCATAAACTTGTAAAGTAAATGGTAAAATATCGAATTCTGACTAAGCTGATTTTTTTATGGTATTTGAAATTAGTGGCGTAAATATTTGGTGTCAGGAAATTTCTGACCTGTACCTGTGCACATTGGGATTTATCAATCTGTTTGGTGGTACAAAGGATAGTGCGTTAGGTGGGGTGTGGGTTCGGCCATGCTTACAGTAAATCCATTTTTAAGCTGATTTTAGATTAATATAGATTCAAAAGCAGTGAAATGAGCTTTATCTAATGATCTGACTCTTaaatttcttttctttctgGCCTTTAAATTTCTAAGCTTGTTCAGTGTTTACGCTAAACGAACATTTACTTATATAGTTTTTTGCAATCTATAGCAAAGTAAATTAATAACTTAACAGCATAAAAATAGGTAACTTAAATTAGGTTAGATATTTCAGAAAAAATTCTGTTAGCTCAATTCCAAAGCcagtaaaattaataatgtaatAGAATAACAATGTAATCTTCAAAGAAATCTTTCAAAATCCCAAAATCTTTGCAAGCACCACAATATTGGTTTACATAGTCAATCCTTCTTATGCTGTGGGAAAGTAAGTAGCTAGCAGTTCAGACACAGCTCTTCATTGTCATCTAAGGCTTTTTACACAACTGCATCTATATAATGCCTAAAAAATGATGCgctgttttaaatttatgtgtcaaatttcatatcaaaagtacgatttgagtcgttattttaaaagtggactgtacttttgacatggcagttgacccatagagttaaaatggtgggtgaaaagtcattttgtaacCTAGaagtaagaataaataaataacatttacTTACCAGTGTCATGATATCATTAGCTAAATCTCTCGCCAGGTCGTGTGATATAAAACAACTCAGTCCACTAAGGGCCAGGCCTGCTTCATATTGGTTTTGAGCATTCAAATCTTTTCTTATCATATTTGTTGTAAGCATTAGCAAATCAGAATCTGCATGAAACGACTGACTAGCAGCTAAGTATCCAATGCGTTTGTAAGTGAATTTATTAGAACTCATCACttctattatattaaaaattgccCATGATATATCATACCCTAACATTTGTAGCTGAAAAATGCATTTAAGTTAGTTAAATAGtaaagtttgttttatttttaattaattaagttgtATCTCGAATTAATTTCAAGAAAATCTGTTGGTAACACAGTAGTAGTATGTATATAAcaactattaaaattattatgaagtagctgatacctgcgacttcgtccacgtggatttaggtttttcaaaatcctgtggaaactgatttttcgggataaaaggtagctcCAAAGTTAACCCAGGGTATAAATGTGAGATTTCGAACATTCCGATGAACATTCCGAATtccagccaaatccgtccagtagttttgaaAGAGTAAAAaccacacatacatacacacaaactttcgcctttataatattagtgtgaagtgGGATGTGATAACatagataattttaatttttactcaGTCAAAGCAAATTCTGAACTCATGGAAACTGAACCGTTAAATTGTCGTTGCAGCTACCCCCTGTGGATAGTTATCAATAAAtgataatgtttattttaatcgTTTACTTACATATGTTAGTTTTGCGACCGCATTCGCTTTCACTCCGATATTGTCTTGTCGCAATTCTATCTTTATTTCTTCCATGCATTGCGCTATATACTTTGCCTAGAAGAATATCAGACACATCAAATTCCTGTGTTTCTCCATTTTAAGTCTTTTCGATAATCTTTTACATTATTTACGAATACATACCTCATTATCTTTGTTATTTCGGATCCCACGAACTAGGTCCGTGAGATTTTTGTCAAACATCCTTTCGAAGTTACCTTTAACCTTTTTTAAAGCCATgttgaagatttttctttacTATTCATAACTTAACTATCTTaggtaagtaaaattaaaacacaaaaattagTGATTTGTGAGGACTGAAGAAATCTTTGAATGATATTATTTCAAGGTTTTTATGGTTTTGTTTTATGTCAGATGTCAAAAGAAGAGCACCAATGCAATGTTGGCTATAATGTTGCCAGCTTCTGTCCAGAAAATCTAACTAAAAATTATTGATGTCCGGAATCGATTATGCATGAAAATGATCGGTCACAATCGtttatattatcattatttacgTAGGTGCATGACGTAGGTCATAGATGTTTAATCTGTGTTTAATAGAACAGGcacctacagtacgacaaggctatcttggcgcgtgaagAAAATTggaaccacagagtacattgaatttAGTGATAACtgattggaactaacgttgccgtcaagtgtactacgtagtagtacatgctcagaataataagtaggtacatgcaaGTTCTTTGCCATCAAGATCCCCGTCCCCTTTGTTCCTGTTTGAATATTCCATAGAGATACAAAGAGTTGTCCTAATGTCCTATAGACAATAGTGGATCGAAAACTAGCTCAAGCTTATCGAAATTTTCATAAGTGTATAATATGAGACAACACTACATTTCAATATAACAATAAAACAGGGTTTCGGGACAATCCGCCATTTGCTATTCCAGCGTAAGTAGGTTcttgtttttcttgtaaataaactgtaataataaattaatagtactgtgtaaccgcgtatgagatagcgatagcacgacgtaacgatgaataccacgacaattattaccattgtttagtactcaatatttgtattaaccgatcaacaatatttgtattaaacgttaattatatgaaaaaaaggaaataactcatgagaaatacaattacgccacgagttctcaaagtttgttttgcaactacttgtatgtattcttgaaaaaaaccagttacacgataagggacaaaaaacaGGTTAGCTGCATCTCTGTTTATTACGAAGTGTAAGAAGAGCGAGCTCCTGGTATTTAGAGTAGGGTCACAGAAACCAGCTCATGTACCGCCAGTGACGCTGGAGGGGGTAGAACTTCGGAGGGTGTCGCACTTCAAATACCTTGGTCATATTGTAACTGAGGATTTGAAGGACGACTATGACATGGAGAGAGAAAGGAGAGCTATTGCGGTCCGATGTAATATGTTGGCTCGCAGGTTCGCTCGTTGTACTTTAGATgttaaaataacactttttaaagcATTCTGCCAGACATTATACACGTGCGGCCTGTGGGTCAACACACAGAAGACCTACAATGCGCTCCGAGTGCAATACAATAACGCCTTCAGGGTGATGTTGGGGCTCCCCCGACACTGTAGTGCATCGGCTATGTTTGCGTACGCGTACACGGATGACTTTTATTCAGTCATGCGCAAACGAGTTGCATCGCTGATGCGCAGAGTGAGAGGGAGCACCAACGCCATACTGAGGGTTGTTAGTGAAAAGCCTGACTGCCGCATATTGCGGCACTGGGTAAATACACATGTGTATGTACCCAGTGCCTCAGTGCGTACCgggaaatatttaaattaaggttttattttttaaattacatgtaAGTTATacgtactaacatagttttaagtctttaaatATTACTGCTATTTACTAACACCATATGGACCACGgtctgaaataaagaaattttattttattttatttattttatttttttatttttattacattagtaacttcatctgtgctctctttttagtgcaaatgagaaagcaaacgttcctgcatctacctttattactctatctacgtaaataaataacctaatctTTGGTATGACAGCTGACTGGGAGCTTTACTCTGTGACATAAATCAGTTTACCATAGAGATAAAAACAACCATAGAAAACAACACAAAATAAAACGTACCTAGTGATTGGTAGTGAATtatccatagattatctacttatCACTCTTTGCTAAAACgtaggtagtgattatataccacagttatatactctttgataaCCTCTATAAAGTGTCAATAACAATTAACAATATCCTTCCTATTCCTATtccctatatgttattggtctgtgatccttcctatatgttattggctTACTGGTCTGtgaataacaataacaatacttattaattaattgaattattatgtactaaaattataattatataattacaatttacattGGGTTGTACTTCTTTTAAGTACCTTATTCATATTTTATGATTTAATAGCAAAATGATAATATTCCTGAGTGAGTTACAAAAACAACACCTGAACTTACTACACCAGCATTCCACACAGGGTAGATAACTATATACTTACagtacttttataataattataattacctagtaaattcaattttattatctaGAAGGATCAGTTccaaaatttacattttaatttatttttttgttacagtCCTAGTAGATTTTTGTAAGCTTACAATAGACTATCTCAGTAATGGGGTAAATCAGAAGAAATGTGCTATAGCTGCAGGTAATCTTTAATGAGCTACTTACTAGCATCTACTTTTTTGTAAACCTGAAGTTAAGAATATTCTATTGTTTTACAGAAAAATTGGATATATCTGAAGTGGCTGTGCAAAACCTCATACATGCTTTAGCTTATTTGATTGTTGAAGCATGTAAACACAATGttagtaattttttaacatGATTTCAaagtattgtacctacctattcagaaAGAGATCGATTTCATTTCTAGTCAATTATGAGGGAAGTATAATTTTTGGAACATCATTATtatgttatacttacttactaacttTTGCGTGCGTTGCAACTGTGTTACAAAATTATCTCATTTATAGCCtgtattacttttaaaataattgaaagaattattaaaatcagttcagttgTTTTGGAGTCTAGCAATTCATTATGGTAATGATCAACCCAGGCTAATTAcaaataaacatattattatttttggtctttataatattagtatagataaaactGTCTGACAGGTCCTGGCTAAGTTGTTTATTCTTAAGACtaaattaaatatgtattaaaCACACAAATATTACTTCGAAAACTGCAATGAAAtcgacaaaaaaaattagaagttACCTGTTTAAACAGACAAATAAAGTTTGCAAAGAACATAGTTTTGCTGtttctaattaatttactttactgaCCTTCACTACAAGTTACAATTAATTTCAGCTATCAGAAACTAATTTCCAGTCATCACTAGCTATAGCAGGATTTTCCGAAGACAAACAACaaattttacttaaattatataacaccaaaaaaaatgaaatatctGCAGCTTTGAACTTGCTCCAGCAAAAAGATCCTAGCTACCAGGATCTAACTTGGAGGTTTGAAATTCAGGTACTGTGATATAACTATCTACCAGTAGGATTAAATTTGCTCTTCCCTTCTCActcttgagaggagacccggctcagtagtgggccggtaataggttgatcatgatgatgaggattTAATAAGTAACCTTTATTGATtttacaaactaacaaactacttcttatataataaactagcttatgcccgcaacttcgtccacgtggactacacaaatttcgcaCCCCTATACTACCacccccttcggggttgaatttttaaaaatcttttcttagcggatgtctatgtcataatagctatttgcatgccaaatttcagcccgatccgtccagtagtttggtctgtgcgttgatagatcagtcagtcagtcaccttttcgttttatataattagattaagattatcaccactatatcatcctacaaatccaacaactgactataaTGACTGACAAACAAAAGGAGTACAATAGCCTACCTACTAAGCcaatacctactttgaataaatgatttgactttgatgtGCTTTGACTTTATGAGGTTCTGCCATTGATATTAATTACCATGAGCAAATTCCTAGACAGGTAACAATTATACAACAGACCTTTGCAATTTTATATAACACACCAGgtgttatataaaaaattaaatcgtagGGTTAGTATGAATTCAGTCAGTCATgagtacactagcttatgctcgcgacttcgtccgtgtggactacgcaaatttcaaacctttgttttacccccttagcggttaaattttcaaaaatattttcttagcggatgtctacttcgtaatagctatctgcatgccaaatttcagctcgatccgtccagttgtttgagcagcagtcagcttttccttttatatatatataaatcagAATAtagattaatataatttttttgtacttattaTACTTTTCAACAGGTTGCTTCTAAAACTTCTCCAGAAGAAATAGTACCAATGGTTGCCATAGATTTTGTACTGACAACACCAAAAAACTATGGACAGTATGAAAAAGATTACTCACAAACTTCACCAAAACACATAAATTCTGTATCATATTCAAATGTTAACTCTTCAATTCAAGATGCTAAGACGGCCAGTCAGTGCCAGCAGGTTATCAATCACCTTCTACTTCAGTGTGACCTACCAAACTTAGTGCATCTAACAAATAGACTAGATGAAGCTCTTAAAGAATCTAAAAGTCAGCATGTACGTAAGGTGCAAAGGTCTTTATAGTAAATTATAGATAATAGAGTATAAGAGCCTATAAATGCCAGAACTTGTACTCGTAATAAACCATTGTTATTATTGTCgttaaacaaatatttagtatctatgtaaatgtaataaatataatatttatagtaaCATTTCAGtattacttatttgaaaatattgttTCTAAATGAGAGTATGAAAATTCTCTACTCAAATAAGACAGGAGATTTACTTATTTGTATTGGAGATATATCAATGTAGATCTATTATGGTGTGTGCTAATGTTGGGTACCAGTAAGTGCCGACTTTCTTGAAGACTCAGTAAAAGCCGCATAGTAGTAGCATCGTAGAACATCGAATGTGACCTATCATAATGGAATAtaaaagtaagtatacctacctacataaaaaaccggctatgtgcgtggcgggccacgcgcagtgtagggttccgtagtcacaatcctcgaaaaacagatataacacCTTTACCTGTGAACCCttcttagccatgatagttttcctttaaaattgattatatatactaattctgtgaattttttcacgttcccatatactaccatttggctgatagagggggggggggggggcggacACCACTTGACActgataaaaattagcactttaaaacatcaacaacattacaaacggatctagaaatcgaaaaatgatgttcccacacctacagtatttttaaaagacctattcaacgataccccacactggGGTAAtcgagaaaaaaaaacatcaccactttacatgtaggggagctacactaaaaaaatatttatcaaaattttatttcaccactttgtcggcgtgattaatatttatacccatgccaaattacagatttctagcactaatagtctctgagattaaccgaggacggacagacagacagacggacggacatggcgaaactatgaGGGTtctttgtttactacggaaccctacaaaagtTATAgcctacgtatagtacgcgacagggcgaaatggcaatcggttCCCTAGGAAACACACCGCACCACCCACactgcccccgcgctaacctggtgcgctAGGGATACAACTtatcggtgggaacggcgttccgaaccagtggtaaattaaaactacctgactattcataaacacttgtaaaaagtttacatgaataaaaaaacattatattctattctattctatcgacgtgattttttgcatggatttagtttagtagaccggagagtgacataggttacttttatcccggaaagtcagagtgcctacaggatttttaaaaaccttaatctatgcggacgaagtcgcgggcatcagctagttgataaaTGTTAACGCTCTtccaaattttcaaaatatattgcaAAAATCGTCCATTTACAGTTTTtctatgaaaatgaaatgaaaatgaaaatcttttttattcgtataaacttttacaagtgcttcgaatagtcggatgcatctaccactggttcggaatgcctttcctgccgagaagaaccagcaagaaactcggcggttgctcttttcaaatatttgatataggtacaagattatgccatatataaaatagtatttgcagtcttgtgcgttgctggaacgagctgcaggtcaaatccacgctcttttatcatttagataatcttcaattgtgtaatatgcttttttcaggagcatatttttaatagattttttaaacttgtgcaaaggtaagtccaaaatagtttgcgggattttattataaaaggtaatacccatacccacaaatgacttttggactttcctgcggcggaaggcaggagctgcaagtttgtctctgtttctagttagcctattgtgtagatcaccaattttcttgtaactaagaatattttgtcttacaaaaattatgttattataaatatattgagaggctacagtaaggatatctatttccttaaatttctctcgaagggaatcgcgtggtcttaagttataaattgcgcgtattgcccttttttgtaatacaaaaattctcccaatatctgccgctttaccccatattaagattccataagacataatactatagaagtaagcaaaatatactatctttgcggtttccacgtcagttaactgccgaatctttctaacagcgtaagcggcagagcttaatttgctaacaagagttgatatatgggtgccccattgaagcttcgcatctaaggttatccccaaaaatgttgtagtctcttctattttcaatgtatcgttatttatcattaaattaatgttacttgtgttcttggtattgggcagtgcgaattcaacacacttagttttttttgcatttaaaagtaaattatttacggtaaaccagtgagttacctgagatatggcactactcacatcgtcaaaattgtctttatttctatcaactttaaaaatcaaagacgtatcatcagcaaatagttcaatatcgcaagtattttggacaaaatatggtaaatcgtttatgtataccaagaacatgaaaGGACCTAGAATAGAGCCTTGAGGAACACCCATTAGTGAGGCTGATCCGGATGACTTTACATCGTTAACACACACTGTTTGAATACGATTACCAAGATAAGACGCAATGAGACCAAGCGCAGTGTCTTTGATTCCGTAGTGGTTCAATTTAACCAGGAGAGTCTCGTTCTCAACGCAATCAAATGCCTTGGATAAGTCACAAAAAATACCGATGGCATTCTGTGAGCCTTCCCTTGCACTGAATATATGCTTTAACAGCATTGCGGCCGCATCGGTTGTTGATCGACCTTTAGTGAAACCATACTGCTCAGAATGGAGTagcttatttagattaaaatgccGAAGCAGTTGGTTGAGCATGATTTTCTCAAATATCTTGCTCAGTGTTGGCAAAATTGAAATTGGCCTGTAATTATTTGGATCACTTCTGCAACCAGATTTAAAAAGAGGTATCAATTTACTACATTTCATGAGGTCTGGAAAGGATCCTGAATCCACagattcattaaaaattatggCTAGATATGGCGCAATAATATCGATAATATTGctgattatttttactgataACCCCCATAGATCTCCTGTTTTTTGCTTTGTAAAGATTTGAACACTTTAATAATGTCATGTGGAGTAATGTATTCAAACCTAAACAAGACACCGCACTCAGCAACATTGGCCCTGAGTAGATCATAGGCTTCTGTTGGCGAGGAACTAAGGGAACTAGTAGTGGTGACTGGAATATTCCGGAAAAAATTCTCAAATGTATTTGCAATTTCAATGTTGGAGTCAATAACACGGTTATTAATTTTAAGCTCCAATTTATTGCTGTCCACTTTTTGTTTCCCAATTTCTTCCGAGATGACATCCCAagctgcttttattttattatcagagttaataactttttgttttatgaaaagtGACTTTGCTTGTATGCAAACCTTTCTGAAGAATTTAGAATAATTTCTGACATATTCGACAAATGAGGGAGtgtaattatattgtttttctGCATACAAGTCGAACAACTTATTTCTGCTTTTATAAATGCCAACAGTAGCCCAGTCActaaatttaagatttttagacAGCTTTTTCTCTACAATTTTAAAAGTAGAATTAAATTGAGAGTTTATTAGGTCAAAAAAACATTATAGTGTTCATCCGGACCACCCTGTGTAAACTCGAGTTTAGGTAAAGCAGTTAAAACCTTTTGTTTGAACTGTTTTACCTTTTTAATGGTAACTGGCCTATATTTTATTAGCTTTGTTGTGTCTTGTTTATCACTGGGGACAGATATCATTTGTCCACAGTGATCGGATCTTAGATTCGTGATGATGGATTTTTCGACAATCGTGCAGTTACAGAAAATGTTATCTAGACAAGTGGCTGAATTTACAGTTATCCGTGTTGGtacattgaaaatattttctaaattaaagcttttaaataaattaagtaatctatcagtgaaagaattgtGAAGCAAAATATTGATGTTAAAGTCTCCacaaattaatatcttttttgATGACCTACATATCCGCCTCAGGGCCTCCTCCATAACGTCCTCAAACAGAACAAAGTCACCTGAGGGGGGTTGGTACACGCAGACTAC from Maniola hyperantus chromosome 4, iAphHyp1.2, whole genome shotgun sequence carries:
- the LOC117997065 gene encoding COMM domain-containing protein 2; translation: MIIFLSELQKQHLNLLHQHSTQVLVDFCKLTIDYLSNGVNQKKCAIAAEKLDISEVAVQNLIHALAYLIVEACKHNLSETNFQSSLAIAGFSEDKQQILLKLYNTKKNEISAALNLLQQKDPSYQDLTWRFEIQVASKTSPEEIVPMVAIDFVLTTPKNYGQYEKDYSQTSPKHINSVSYSNVNSSIQDAKTASQCQQVINHLLLQCDLPNLVHLTNRLDEALKESKSQHVRKVQRSL